One Desmodus rotundus isolate HL8 chromosome 4, HLdesRot8A.1, whole genome shotgun sequence DNA segment encodes these proteins:
- the PSAP gene encoding prosaposin has product MYSLFVLASLLGAAVASPVLGLKECTRGSAVWCQNVKTAADCGAVKHCLQTVWNKPTVKSLPCDICKDVITAADNMLKDNATEQEILVYLEKTCDWLPKPDMSASCKEIVDSYLPVILDMIKGEMSDPGEVCSSLNLCESLQKHLAELNHQKQLESNKIPELDVAEVVSPFMANIPLLLYPQDGPHTEPQPKAGGDVCQDCIQLVTDIQTAVRTNSTFVEALVEHAREQCDRLGPGMADMCKNYINQYSDIAIQLMMHMQPKDICGLVGFCDQVKEMPMQPLLPAKVVSENVIPALELVEPIKKDLVQAKPDVTCELCEYVVKEVVKLIDSNKTEEEIIHAFDKICSKLPTSLSEECQEVVDTYGRAILSILLQEASPELVCSLLHLCTSQRRQALTVRVTQQKDGGFCEVCKKLVGYLDQNLEKNSTKEEILAALEKGCSLLPDPYNKQCDQFVTEYEPVLIEVLVEVMEPSYVCSKIGACPAARKPLLGAERCVWGPSYWCQNMETAASCNAVEHCKRHVWN; this is encoded by the exons CTGTCGCCAGCCCGGTCCTGGGCCTGAAGGAGTGCACCAGAGGCTCCGCGGTGTGGTGCCAGAACGTGAAGACGGCGGCCGACTGCGGGGCTGTGAAGCACTGCCTGCAGACCGTGTGGAACAAGCCGACGGTG AAGTCCCTTCCTTGCGACATATGTAAGGACGTCATCACCGCGGCTGACAACATGCTGAAAGACAACGCCACGGAG CAAGAGATCCTCGTGTACTTGGAGAAGACCTGTGACTGGCTTCCGAAGCCGGACATGTCTGCCTCGTGCAAGGAGATCGTGGATTCCTACCTCCCAGTCATCCTGGACATGATTAAGGGAGAGATG AGCGATCCTGGGGAGGTGTGCTCCTCCCTCAATCTCTGCGAGTCTCTTCAGAAGCACCTGGCAGAGCTCAATCACCAGAAACAGCTCGAGTCCAATAAGATCCCAGAACTGGACGTGGCTGAGGTGGTGTCTCCCTTCATGGCCAACATCCCCCTCCTCCTCTACCCTCAGGATGGCCCCCACACAGAGCCCCAGCCGAAG GCTGGCGGGGACGTTTGCCAGGACTGCATCCAGCTGGTGACCGACATCCAGACTGCCGTGAGGACCAACTCCACCTTTGTCGAGGCCTTGGTGGAACACGCCAGGGAGCAGTGTGACCGCCTGGGCCCTGGCATGGCTGACATG TGCAAGAACTATATCAACCAGTACTCCGACATTGCCATCCAGTTGATGATGCATATG CAACCCAAAGACATCTGTGGGCTGGTCGGCTTCTGCGACCAGGTCAAGGAGATGCCCAtgcagcctctgcttcctgccaAAGTGGTCTCAGAGAACGTCATCCCTGCCCTGGAGCTGGTGGAGCCCATTAAG AAGGACTTGGTCCAGGCGAAGCCCGATGTGACCTGTGAGTTGTGTGAGTACGTGGTGAAGGAGGTGGTCAAGCTGATTGACAGCAACAAGACTGAG GAAGAAATAATTCACGCTTTTGATAAAATATGCTCAAAATTGCCCACATCCTTGTCTGAAGAGTGCCAGGAGGTGGTGGACACTTACGGCAGGGCCATCCTGTCGATCCTCCTGCAGGAGGCGAGCCCGGAGCTGGTGTGCAGCCTGCTCCACCTCTGCACCTCCCAGAGACGGCAGGCGCTGACCG TACGCGTGACTCAGCAGAAGGATGGTGGCTTCTGTGAGGTGTGTAAGAAGCTGGTTGGCTATTTGGACCAAAACCTGGAGAAGAACAGCACGAAGGAGGAGATCCTGGCTGCTCTGGAGAAAGGCTGCAGCCTCCTGCCGGACCCGTACAACAAGCAG TGTGACCAGTTTGTGACCGAGTACGAGCCCGTGCTGATAGAGGTCCTGGTGGAGGTGATGGAGCCGTCCTACGTGTGCTCG AAAATTGGGGCCTGCCCTGCAGCCCGTAAGCCTCTTTTGGGAGCAGAGAGGTGTGTCTGGGGCCCAAGCTACTGGTGCCAGAACATGGAGACGGCCGCCTCGTGCAAC GCCGTTGAGCATTGCAAACGTCACGTGTGGAACTAG